From Myxococcales bacterium, the proteins below share one genomic window:
- a CDS encoding HAD hydrolase-like protein — MSLGLRALLLDLDGTLVDSRRDIARACNAALVAVGRPELDEARVVSFVGDGARLLLARALEVDASAAVVDDALGPFLESYLAHPVEHTVLLPGVRETLGHLVERGVLLALATNKPRPVALAVLDGLGILPWFPSVAAGGDVPRLKPDPAVLERAYAGLGSSRPPRSAVGMVGDSPVDVVAGRAFGATTIAVLGPFVPEHVLRASGPDHLLERFADLEALVVAR; from the coding sequence ATGAGCCTCGGCCTGCGCGCCCTCCTCCTCGACCTCGACGGGACGCTCGTCGACTCGCGTCGGGACATCGCCCGCGCCTGCAACGCGGCGCTCGTAGCCGTGGGGCGACCCGAGCTCGACGAAGCGCGGGTCGTCTCGTTCGTCGGTGACGGCGCGCGCCTCCTGCTCGCACGCGCGCTCGAGGTCGACGCAAGTGCCGCGGTCGTCGACGACGCGCTCGGGCCCTTCCTCGAGAGCTACCTCGCGCACCCCGTCGAGCACACGGTCCTGCTGCCCGGCGTCCGAGAGACGCTCGGCCACCTCGTCGAGCGCGGAGTCCTGCTCGCCCTCGCGACGAACAAGCCCCGCCCCGTGGCCCTCGCGGTCCTCGATGGGCTCGGAATTCTTCCATGGTTTCCATCGGTTGCAGCCGGCGGTGACGTCCCCCGGCTGAAGCCCGACCCCGCCGTGCTCGAACGCGCCTACGCCGGGCTCGGGAGCTCCCGCCCGCCGCGATCCGCCGTCGGCATGGTGGGCGACAGCCCGGTCGACGTCGTGGCGGGCCGGGCGTTCGGCGCCACGACGATCGCCGTGCTCGGTCCGTTCGTGCCGGAGCACGTGCTGCGTGCGTCCGGCCCCGACCATCTCCTCGAGCGCTTCGCCGATCTCGAGGCGCTCGTCGTCGCGCGCTGA